Proteins co-encoded in one Flavivirga eckloniae genomic window:
- a CDS encoding N-acetylglucosamine kinase has protein sequence MILIVDSGSTKSDWIAVDNNGNQLLEKIRTKGLNPAILPEKKIKKIIKANSLLKEHKKKVTHIFFYGAGCGTEKPVALLKGVLENFFVNAEVEVNEDTMAAVYSTINSDDEAAVVCILGTGSNCSYYNGKEVEQRVVSLGYSIMDDASGNYYGRQLIRDYYYNHMPEDVKIAFGSKFNMESDYIKYNLYKQPNPNAYLANFAEFMFLHKDSEYTINLIKKGIRLFATNMIMQYKEELKTAPVHFAGSIAYFSQDEIKEVAEEMGFKVGNFERRPIEGLVSYHTKNL, from the coding sequence ATGATTTTAATTGTTGATAGTGGTTCTACAAAATCAGATTGGATTGCTGTAGATAATAACGGAAATCAATTACTGGAAAAGATACGTACCAAAGGTCTTAACCCGGCTATCTTACCAGAAAAGAAGATTAAAAAAATAATTAAAGCTAATAGTTTATTAAAGGAACACAAGAAAAAAGTAACCCACATTTTCTTTTATGGCGCAGGTTGTGGTACAGAAAAACCTGTTGCGCTTTTAAAAGGCGTTTTAGAAAACTTCTTTGTTAATGCAGAAGTAGAAGTAAATGAAGATACTATGGCTGCGGTTTATTCTACAATTAATAGTGATGATGAAGCAGCAGTTGTATGTATTTTAGGAACTGGATCTAATTGCAGTTATTATAACGGTAAAGAAGTAGAGCAACGTGTCGTTTCTTTAGGGTATTCCATTATGGATGATGCCTCTGGTAATTACTACGGGCGTCAGTTAATAAGAGACTATTATTATAACCATATGCCAGAAGATGTTAAAATAGCATTTGGAAGTAAGTTTAACATGGAATCCGATTACATAAAGTATAATCTATATAAACAACCTAACCCCAATGCCTACTTAGCGAATTTTGCAGAGTTTATGTTTTTGCATAAAGATTCAGAATACACGATAAATCTTATAAAGAAGGGGATTCGATTATTCGCAACCAATATGATCATGCAATATAAAGAAGAGTTAAAAACAGCTCCGGTACACTTTGCAGGCTCTATTGCATACTTCTCGCAAGATGAAATAAAAGAGGTAGCAGAAGAAATGGGCTTTAAAGTTGGTAATTTTGAAAGACGACCTATTGAAGGCCTCGTATCTTACCATACTAAAAACTTATAG
- a CDS encoding response regulator, whose product MLSIFIFISIGTILLGSYFFLEKKIKLEIIALFLFILATIQVFVLQYFFKNQLKNDTKQANLNVRINELKESLEESNKIVEHKSIYLANMSYEVRTPLSTVLGMLKMLKQTTLDNDQKAQVEIAEYSSKHLLQLVNMVTDNADVETGSLNLNLLAMDLKSDLSHLFKVFEYQAWEKGLDFDFKFLNEGKDKFSVLGDSARIQQVLINLINNAIKFTNSGKISIIVDQTVGIDEDQIVTFYIKDTGIGMRQEQVRRVFDNASSAYSSFIMRDYRGGGIGLSVSYQLVKLMGGELKLESKENEGSTFYFSLQLKKTLNIKAEEREPKPILLDKFSVLVAEDNRMNQKVIKFLLERQGADCTFVKNGIEAVELYKILDFDMVFMDIYMPDMDGYMATKAIQETDKYANNNTPIIAVSASAFDEDIANAKKAGIDEFLAKPIETERLKELLIKYSKKGTSSV is encoded by the coding sequence ATGTTATCCATCTTTATTTTTATTTCCATTGGAACAATTCTATTGGGGAGTTACTTCTTTCTTGAAAAGAAAATAAAGCTGGAAATTATAGCCTTGTTTTTATTTATTCTGGCCACTATACAAGTTTTTGTATTACAGTATTTTTTTAAAAATCAATTAAAAAACGACACCAAACAAGCAAACTTAAACGTGCGCATAAATGAGCTAAAAGAAAGTCTAGAAGAATCAAATAAAATAGTAGAACATAAATCGATTTATTTAGCCAATATGAGCTACGAGGTGCGTACACCGCTTAGCACCGTTTTAGGGATGCTTAAAATGCTAAAACAGACAACACTAGACAATGACCAAAAGGCTCAGGTAGAAATTGCCGAGTATTCTTCAAAACACCTTTTACAATTGGTAAATATGGTTACCGACAATGCCGATGTAGAGACAGGTAGCCTTAATTTAAATTTACTGGCCATGGATTTAAAATCCGATTTGTCGCACCTTTTTAAGGTTTTTGAATACCAAGCTTGGGAAAAAGGTTTAGATTTCGATTTTAAGTTCTTAAACGAAGGAAAAGATAAGTTTTCTGTTTTAGGCGATTCGGCCAGGATTCAGCAAGTATTAATAAACTTAATTAATAATGCCATAAAGTTTACAAACTCTGGAAAAATATCCATTATAGTAGATCAAACTGTTGGTATAGACGAGGATCAAATAGTCACGTTTTACATCAAGGATACTGGAATTGGTATGCGACAAGAGCAAGTTAGACGGGTTTTCGATAATGCTTCAAGCGCATATAGTTCATTCATTATGAGAGATTATAGGGGCGGGGGCATAGGGCTTTCCGTTTCATACCAACTCGTAAAACTAATGGGAGGTGAGTTAAAGTTAGAAAGTAAAGAAAACGAAGGATCAACATTCTATTTTAGCTTACAGCTTAAAAAGACATTAAACATTAAAGCCGAAGAAAGAGAACCAAAGCCGATACTTCTGGATAAGTTTAGTGTTTTGGTAGCCGAGGATAATAGGATGAACCAAAAGGTTATTAAGTTTTTACTTGAACGTCAGGGAGCCGATTGTACTTTTGTTAAGAATGGTATCGAAGCCGTAGAATTATACAAAATTTTGGATTTCGATATGGTATTTATGGATATTTATATGCCCGATATGGATGGTTATATGGCTACCAAGGCCATTCAGGAAACCGATAAGTATGCTAATAATAATACGCCAATAATAGCCGTTTCTGCGAGTGCTTTCGATGAAGATATTGCGAACGCCAAAAAAGCTGGAATTGACGAGTTTTTAGCCAAACCCATAGAAACAGAAAGACTAAAAGAGTTATTGATTAAATACTCCAAGAAGGGCACATCTTCCGTATAA
- a CDS encoding RidA family protein: protein MKKIITTSNAPAPIGPYNQAVLSGNTLYTSGQIAFNPETGDLVLDDIKTETAQVMQNLKAVLEAAEMTFEQVIKTSIFISNMDDFAQINEVYGSYFNDDTAPARETVQVARLPKDVNVEISMIAIK from the coding sequence ATGAAAAAAATAATTACAACCTCTAACGCTCCTGCTCCAATCGGCCCTTACAATCAAGCCGTATTAAGCGGAAACACCTTATACACTTCTGGTCAAATAGCTTTTAACCCAGAAACTGGGGATCTTGTTTTAGATGATATAAAAACAGAAACCGCACAGGTTATGCAAAACCTTAAAGCGGTTTTAGAAGCTGCAGAAATGACCTTCGAACAGGTTATAAAAACATCTATTTTTATTAGCAACATGGATGATTTTGCTCAAATAAACGAAGTTTACGGCAGCTATTTTAACGACGACACAGCCCCAGCCAGAGAAACGGTACAAGTTGCCAGACTACCTAAGGATGTTAATGTTGAAATTAGTATGATAGCTATTAAGTAA
- the pfkA gene encoding 6-phosphofructokinase — translation MPKAIKKLAVLTSGGDSPGMNAAIRSVVRTCAYHEIECIGVHQGYQGLIEGDFKPMDARSVRGIINKGGTILKSARSKEFRTVEGRKKAFQQVIDANIEALVVIGGDGSFTGALIFNQEFNFPVMGIPGTIDNDIYGTSHTLGFDTALNTVVDAIDKIRDTASSHNRLFFIEVMGRDVGHIALNVGIAGGAEEILIPEEDLGLDRLVESLNRSRNSGKSSSIVVVAEGDKIGKNIFELKDYVDENLEGYDVRVSVLGHMQRGGAPSCFDRVLASRMGVKAVESLLEGETNYMVGLLNNKMELTPLDKAIKGKSKINLELLRVSDIMST, via the coding sequence ATGCCAAAAGCAATAAAAAAACTAGCCGTTTTAACTTCTGGAGGAGACTCCCCAGGAATGAATGCTGCTATTCGTTCGGTAGTTAGAACTTGTGCTTATCATGAAATAGAATGCATAGGTGTTCACCAAGGCTATCAAGGTTTGATAGAAGGTGATTTTAAACCTATGGATGCACGAAGCGTAAGAGGGATTATAAATAAGGGAGGTACCATATTAAAATCTGCTCGATCTAAGGAGTTTAGAACTGTTGAAGGCAGGAAAAAAGCTTTTCAGCAAGTTATTGATGCTAATATTGAAGCATTGGTAGTTATTGGAGGTGATGGTTCTTTTACTGGTGCGCTTATTTTTAATCAGGAATTCAATTTTCCAGTAATGGGAATACCTGGTACTATTGATAATGATATTTACGGAACTTCACATACCCTGGGCTTCGATACAGCCTTAAACACCGTAGTTGATGCTATAGATAAAATTCGTGATACCGCGAGTTCCCATAACAGATTATTCTTTATTGAAGTGATGGGACGAGATGTTGGTCATATAGCTTTAAACGTTGGTATAGCTGGTGGAGCAGAAGAGATTTTAATCCCAGAAGAAGATTTAGGACTAGACCGATTGGTGGAGTCGTTAAATAGAAGTAGGAATTCTGGTAAAAGTTCGAGTATCGTAGTAGTAGCTGAAGGCGATAAAATAGGAAAGAACATATTCGAATTAAAAGATTATGTAGATGAGAACTTGGAAGGTTACGATGTTCGAGTATCAGTTTTAGGTCATATGCAACGTGGTGGAGCACCATCGTGTTTCGATCGTGTTTTAGCTAGTAGAATGGGAGTAAAAGCCGTAGAATCTTTATTAGAAGGAGAAACCAATTATATGGTAGGCTTACTAAACAATAAAATGGAGTTAACACCATTAGATAAAGCCATAAAAGGAAAATCAAAAATTAACTTAGAATTATTGCGTGTTTCAGATATAATGAGCACTTAA
- the gap gene encoding type I glyceraldehyde-3-phosphate dehydrogenase — protein sequence MSKLKLGINGFGRIGRIAFRVAASRPEIEVVGINDLLDVDHLAYLLKYDSVHGQFDGTIETKNGNLVVNGKEIRITAERNPEDLKWDAVGADVVLDCTGIFTNLEGAQKHITAGAKKVAISAPSADAPMFVMGVNHKEITAEDTIVSNASCTTNCLAPLAKVINDKFGIAEGLMTTVHAATATQFTVDGPSRKDYRLGRASLNNIVPASTGAAKAVGKVIPELNGKLTGMAFRVPTVDVSVVDLTCRLEKNASFDEVKAALKDASENELKGIFGYTEEGVVSQDFVSEPRTSVFDANASMALNDNFIKLVSWYDNEFGYSTKLVDLAQHIGSI from the coding sequence ATGTCAAAATTAAAATTAGGAATCAACGGATTTGGAAGAATAGGAAGAATTGCTTTTAGAGTAGCAGCTTCTAGACCAGAGATTGAAGTAGTAGGAATAAACGATTTATTGGATGTAGATCATTTAGCATATTTATTAAAATATGACTCTGTTCACGGACAGTTTGACGGAACTATTGAAACAAAAAACGGGAACTTAGTAGTTAACGGTAAAGAAATAAGAATTACTGCAGAGCGTAACCCAGAAGATTTAAAATGGGATGCTGTAGGAGCAGATGTTGTTTTAGATTGTACAGGTATCTTTACTAATTTAGAAGGTGCTCAAAAACACATTACTGCTGGAGCTAAGAAAGTTGCTATTTCTGCACCATCTGCAGATGCACCAATGTTTGTAATGGGAGTTAATCACAAAGAGATTACTGCAGAAGATACTATTGTATCTAACGCATCTTGTACAACGAACTGTTTAGCACCTTTAGCTAAAGTAATTAACGATAAATTTGGAATCGCAGAAGGTTTAATGACTACAGTTCACGCGGCTACTGCAACTCAGTTTACAGTAGACGGTCCTTCTAGAAAAGATTACAGATTAGGAAGAGCATCTTTAAACAATATTGTACCAGCATCTACAGGAGCTGCAAAAGCAGTAGGAAAAGTAATTCCAGAATTAAACGGTAAATTAACTGGTATGGCTTTTAGAGTTCCTACTGTTGATGTATCTGTAGTAGACTTAACATGTCGTTTAGAGAAAAACGCATCTTTCGATGAAGTAAAAGCTGCTTTAAAAGATGCTTCAGAAAACGAATTAAAAGGTATCTTTGGATATACTGAAGAAGGTGTTGTATCTCAAGATTTTGTATCTGAACCTAGAACTAGTGTTTTCGATGCAAATGCAAGTATGGCATTAAACGATAACTTTATTAAATTGGTTTCTTGGTATGATAATGAGTTTGGTTATTCAACTAAATTAGTTGACTTAGCTCAGCATATCGGTTCTATATAA
- a CDS encoding translocation/assembly module TamB domain-containing protein, with translation MLLFIILVLILSIPAIQTSLGNYATKKINDDFGTNINIDKVGLQFNGDVELKNIYIEDYKKDTLISIVELNTSILSFKNLAEGKLEFGDIDIMDLVFNIKTYKGTKDTNLDIFVAKLEGDNPKKGDGSFLLSSSDVSVYNSVFKLYDENKETARVLNFNNLNINATNFLIKGSDVSARINTLNLRDDRGLVLKNLMTDFVYTLTNMRFANLEIKTPKSTLKGDLRFDYERKDLQYFTDKVAVTARFRDSSVQLDELNMFYDEFGANQFANFNVEFTGNLNDLTAKNLKLNTSRNTRVNGDINFKNLFSKDKDSFLMDGYFRNLSSTYRDLKSLLPNVLGTSIPTSFDRLGMFILVGNSQITSSKVIADLEIVTELGFVDSNLEISKINDIDNASYKGNVIFEQFDFGTFLNDPAVGNASLDFDVNGTGFMEENINTQVKGDVFALEYNNYNYKGVKVAGNVRNKIFDGNLLVSDKNLRMSFAGLVDFSETVKKYDFEANVDYANLKTLNFVKKDSLSIFRSRVKMNMNASNYDDAYGRIAFRNTSYKNQNDNYYFNRFDISSRFEGGTRFIEFNSPDIIEGDLKGRFVFKDLRKLFENSLGHIYTNYKPHEVATNQSIDFNFKIYNKIIEVVYPEIELGKNTFIRGRVESDERNFKLTFKSPKIRLLDNFANKIEVQVDNSNPLFNTYVEVDSLNTKYYNVSKFNLINVTVNDTLFMRSEFKGGKRNGDSYNLSFYHTIDEENRSVIGFKKSDITVKNNKWFINENKDRFNKISFTKDLESFDINRLKINHKDEEIRLSGFIRDSTEKDLKLNFKNVDLAKITPDIDSLSLDGNVNGKLDVLQQKGSYLPNSTVIINDFKVNKFPLGDFDVNITGNKNLTNYVVDAKIKNDKSNSFSAEGNINVGRYSSTIDVDLTFNEFNLHPLNPLLDGVLSNIRGLVYGKAKVMGNVNKPSINGDLTLRRSGFGIPYLNVDYDFNEDASVTLKNQSFVFNNVRLTDTKYNSRGLLNGSLSHVNLSKWHLGLDVKTPRLLVLDTKEAEDVLYYGTGFIGGEASINGPTEQLVINVIGETERGTVFKIPLNDAESFGDNTFIHFITKDEKEARRKGEEVVFNEIEGLELDFDLDLTEDAEVEIIIDKNTGHSLKGSGRGGLLVEINTNGKFNMWGDFSVFEGVYNFAYGGLIQKEFIVQPGGTIAWEGDPLKAKIDMLAIYKTQANPSPLLDNPINRSIPVELNISLKGDLEQPDPDFSFEFPNVNSTIKSELQYRLESADDRQNQALYLISTGSFSRGLNELNFSGTIAERLNGIISGIFTNGDSKLNFGVNYEAGQNRPDYQTDDRVVATIQTQISDRVLINGKVGVPVGGAGATETVIAGDVEIDFLLNEDGTLTAKVFNRENSIRNFGEAIGYTQGIGLSYSVDFDTFKELLRNFFKKSKKEEKNPLEKTEKQDNSSLPDFITVKPSTQK, from the coding sequence TTGCTGCTTTTCATCATTTTGGTGCTTATACTTTCTATTCCCGCAATTCAAACCAGTTTAGGTAATTATGCTACCAAAAAAATTAATGACGATTTTGGTACAAATATAAATATCGATAAGGTTGGTTTACAGTTTAATGGCGATGTTGAGCTAAAAAACATTTATATTGAAGATTATAAAAAAGATACGCTTATAAGTATTGTAGAATTAAATACGTCTATACTAAGCTTTAAAAACTTAGCCGAAGGTAAATTGGAATTTGGCGATATAGATATTATGGATTTAGTTTTCAATATTAAAACATACAAAGGGACAAAGGATACCAATCTGGATATTTTTGTAGCTAAGTTAGAGGGAGATAACCCAAAGAAGGGCGACGGAAGTTTTTTACTGTCTTCAAGCGATGTGTCTGTTTATAACAGTGTTTTTAAGCTGTACGATGAAAATAAAGAAACGGCACGGGTGCTTAACTTTAACAACCTGAATATTAATGCCACTAATTTTCTAATTAAAGGAAGTGATGTAAGTGCCAGAATTAATACTCTAAACCTTAGGGATGATAGAGGGCTGGTTCTTAAAAATTTGATGACCGATTTCGTGTATACCTTAACAAATATGAGGTTTGCAAACTTGGAAATAAAAACGCCAAAATCTACTTTAAAAGGCGATTTAAGATTTGATTACGAAAGAAAAGATCTGCAATATTTTACAGATAAAGTTGCGGTTACAGCGCGCTTTAGAGATTCTAGTGTACAGCTAGATGAGCTTAACATGTTTTATGATGAGTTTGGAGCAAATCAATTTGCGAATTTTAATGTTGAGTTCACAGGTAATTTAAATGATTTAACAGCAAAAAATCTAAAATTAAATACTAGTCGAAATACTAGAGTTAATGGCGATATCAATTTTAAAAATTTATTTAGTAAGGATAAGGATAGCTTTCTCATGGATGGGTATTTTCGAAACCTATCATCAACCTATAGAGATTTAAAATCGTTGTTGCCAAATGTTCTGGGAACATCTATTCCAACGTCGTTCGACCGATTGGGTATGTTTATTCTAGTTGGAAATTCACAAATAACATCTTCAAAAGTTATTGCAGACCTCGAAATAGTAACGGAGTTGGGCTTTGTTGATTCTAATTTAGAAATATCGAAGATTAATGATATCGATAACGCTTCTTACAAGGGAAATGTTATTTTCGAACAATTTGACTTTGGTACATTCTTGAATGATCCTGCCGTAGGAAATGCATCTTTGGATTTTGATGTGAATGGTACAGGTTTTATGGAAGAAAACATTAATACACAAGTAAAAGGAGATGTTTTTGCGCTGGAATATAACAACTACAACTACAAAGGAGTAAAGGTTGCAGGAAATGTTAGAAACAAAATTTTTGACGGAAACCTTCTTGTAAGTGACAAAAACTTAAGAATGAGTTTTGCCGGGCTTGTAGATTTTTCCGAAACCGTTAAGAAGTACGATTTCGAAGCAAATGTCGATTATGCCAATTTAAAGACACTCAATTTTGTAAAAAAAGATAGCCTTTCCATTTTTCGAAGTAGAGTAAAAATGAATATGAATGCTAGCAATTATGATGATGCTTACGGTAGAATTGCTTTTAGGAATACTTCGTATAAAAATCAAAATGATAATTATTACTTTAATAGGTTCGACATATCGTCTCGATTTGAAGGGGGGACCCGATTTATTGAATTTAATTCTCCAGATATAATTGAGGGCGATCTAAAAGGACGCTTTGTATTTAAGGATTTAAGAAAGTTATTCGAAAACTCGTTAGGGCATATTTACACCAATTATAAGCCGCATGAGGTGGCGACCAATCAGAGTATAGATTTTAATTTTAAGATATATAATAAGATTATAGAAGTTGTTTACCCAGAAATAGAACTAGGTAAAAATACGTTTATACGAGGTCGGGTAGAAAGTGACGAAAGAAATTTTAAGCTCACATTTAAATCGCCAAAAATTAGGCTTCTAGATAACTTCGCCAATAAAATTGAAGTACAAGTAGACAATAGTAACCCACTATTTAATACTTATGTAGAAGTAGATAGTTTAAATACGAAATATTACAATGTTTCCAAGTTCAATTTAATTAACGTAACAGTAAACGATACGCTGTTTATGCGGTCTGAGTTTAAGGGAGGCAAACGTAATGGCGATAGCTATAACTTAAGTTTTTATCATACCATAGATGAAGAAAACAGATCGGTTATCGGTTTCAAAAAATCTGATATCACCGTTAAAAACAATAAATGGTTTATCAATGAAAACAAGGATCGATTTAATAAAATTTCCTTTACTAAGGATCTTGAGAGTTTTGATATCAATAGGTTAAAAATCAATCATAAAGATGAAGAAATTAGACTCTCCGGTTTTATAAGGGATTCTACAGAAAAGGATTTAAAATTAAACTTCAAAAATGTAGATTTAGCCAAAATAACGCCCGATATAGATAGTTTGTCGTTAGATGGAAATGTAAATGGTAAACTAGATGTATTACAGCAAAAAGGAAGCTATTTACCCAATTCTACGGTAATTATAAACGATTTTAAAGTTAATAAGTTTCCTTTGGGAGATTTTGACGTAAACATTACCGGGAACAAAAACCTCACAAACTATGTAGTAGACGCAAAAATTAAGAATGATAAATCTAATTCTTTTAGTGCCGAAGGAAATATTAATGTTGGCAGATATAGCTCTACGATAGATGTCGATTTAACATTTAACGAATTCAATTTACACCCCTTAAACCCATTGTTAGATGGTGTGTTAAGTAATATTAGAGGGCTGGTATATGGTAAAGCTAAAGTTATGGGGAACGTCAATAAACCCAGTATAAATGGCGATTTAACATTAAGACGTTCCGGTTTTGGTATACCATATTTAAATGTAGATTACGACTTTAATGAAGACGCCTCGGTAACCCTGAAAAATCAAAGTTTTGTATTTAATAATGTACGTTTAACAGATACAAAGTATAACTCTAGAGGACTACTTAACGGATCGTTGAGCCATGTTAATCTATCTAAATGGCATTTAGGTTTAGATGTAAAAACCCCTCGTTTATTGGTTCTTGACACTAAAGAAGCCGAAGATGTTTTATACTACGGTACTGGCTTTATAGGAGGTGAGGCAAGTATTAATGGCCCAACAGAACAATTGGTTATTAATGTTATAGGAGAAACCGAACGTGGCACCGTATTTAAAATACCGCTCAACGATGCAGAATCTTTTGGAGATAATACCTTTATTCATTTTATAACAAAAGACGAAAAAGAAGCCAGAAGAAAAGGAGAGGAGGTTGTTTTTAATGAAATTGAAGGTTTAGAACTGGATTTCGATTTAGACCTTACTGAAGATGCAGAGGTCGAGATTATTATAGACAAGAATACAGGTCACTCATTAAAAGGAAGTGGACGAGGTGGCTTATTGGTCGAAATCAATACCAATGGAAAGTTTAATATGTGGGGGGATTTCTCGGTATTCGAAGGTGTTTACAACTTTGCTTACGGTGGTTTAATTCAAAAAGAATTTATAGTACAACCCGGTGGTACTATTGCGTGGGAAGGAGACCCGCTAAAAGCAAAAATAGATATGCTTGCCATTTACAAAACACAGGCAAACCCATCACCATTATTGGATAATCCTATAAACAGAAGTATTCCCGTTGAGCTAAACATTAGCTTAAAAGGAGACCTGGAACAACCCGATCCCGACTTTAGTTTTGAGTTTCCTAATGTAAATTCTACTATAAAGTCGGAGTTGCAATATCGATTAGAATCTGCAGACGACAGGCAGAACCAAGCCTTATATTTAATATCCACAGGATCATTCTCTAGAGGATTAAACGAATTAAACTTCTCTGGAACAATAGCAGAGCGACTTAATGGTATAATAAGCGGTATTTTTACCAATGGTGACAGTAAACTTAATTTTGGAGTAAACTATGAAGCCGGTCAAAACCGACCAGATTATCAAACCGACGATAGGGTAGTAGCTACCATACAAACACAAATTAGCGATCGTGTACTTATAAATGGTAAAGTAGGGGTGCCCGTAGGAGGTGCTGGTGCTACCGAAACTGTAATTGCCGGAGATGTAGAAATCGATTTCTTGTTAAACGAAGATGGAACCTTAACTGCAAAAGTGTTTAATAGGGAAAATAGCATCAGAAATTTTGGTGAAGCAATAGGGTATACTCAAGGTATCGGACTTTCGTATAGTGTCGATTTTGATACCTTTAAAGAACTGCTTAGAAACTTCTTTAAAAAATCTAAAAAAGAAGAAAAAAATCCATTGGAAAAAACTGAAAAACAAGACAATAGTTCGCTGCCAGATTTTATTACAGTGAAGCCCTCAACACAAAAATAA